The Cyprinus carpio isolate SPL01 chromosome A3, ASM1834038v1, whole genome shotgun sequence genomic interval AAGTGTCATCCATAGCCTGAATACACTGATCTGCATACAGGTTTGTCTGATCAATAATGTTCTGAATCAGTGCATCAGAAATGAACAACTCGGTAAAGTCTACAGGTTGTTCTGACTCAAGAGCAGCAGCATCACCGATAGGCCCAGGATTCTCAGTGAAGGGAATGTTTTTTGGCTGCCAGTTAATTTCATGCCACTCAGAATCATCAGGTTCAGTATCTTCAGCTGGATGGTTCACAGTGGACCTTGTTTGATCACCAGCAGCACCATGTCGATGTACTTGACGCATCCGGCCTCTGCCTCGCTGTGTTCTACctgtaaataattatatgaataattggaattactttcaataaaaagacataaatacacacacatatgaacacatgcacacacaaagtgAGATATTTCAAGTCTTTATTTGTTATAACTTTGATTATGGCTTACAGCTTATGAAAACCTTTTTACAATATTCTAATTTAGAATTTGGAGTTTACATAAGCTGTAAGCCataatcaaaaacattataacaaataaagGCTTGAAATATCTCTCTTTGCATGTAATgagtcaatataatatattagttacaccttttaagttgaattactgaaataaacttttgaacgatatTTTAATTTTTCGAGTTTCACCTGTAAATACATATTACAATGTGGTAAATGtgcacaaaaagagaaaaaaaataggcCATTACACGCTCATATTTATGCACACAGTCCCacataaatgcatgcacacacacacacacactataatgtgtgtgtgtgtgtgtgtgtgtgtgtgtgtgtgtgtgtgtgtgtgtatatatatatatatatatatatatatatatatatatatatatatatatattatccaacattgtgcatgtgcataaagAATAGAACACTTTCTCAAATATTTTCTTATCTTGTCTTACCTCTACACGTTCTGCCACCTGGGAAAGACGACTGAGATCTTGGCCTTGACTGTGTCCACTCACTGTCCGAAGTATCACTGTCTGAACTGTCACTGTCCACTCTTCGACACACAGGTGAACTATGTCTTCGTCCAGATCGATGGGTGAACAAACTATCTGCTGCTCGTCCATGACTAGAACTTTCTGTGACGACATGTGCATCTGTCTCACTGACTACTTCGTCCTGATCAGATTCAGAATGATCAAATAAGGAGCGATCGGACTCTGAGTCCATCAACACCTCCAGTACTTGATCAGCCGTATACCTCTTCATTTGTCCGTCAGATATTTTCCTACATTCTCGCTAACATACTCCATTCATGTTTGAGATGATCTCAGTCGGTTTCTTTGATCAAAAAGTTATGTACTCTTTCAGAGCATGCGCAAGAGTCTTCCTTACCGTATACCACCTAAAACACGGATACCCGGAAAATTCCATGTTTGGCGGGGAAGCGTTTTTACATAAAACCCGGAAAATTCCGTgtttggcggggaaagagttaaggtAGGGAGTGAGGAGGTAGGAGGAGGGATGTGGATATTGAATGCAGGGTACATTGAAGATGAAGAATATGAGATACAGATGAAGGATCTATTAAATAGGGAAAAAGAGAAGATAGATGAGTATAGAAGAGACGGTGGATTAGAGGGTAGAATAGCGGAGAGATGGGAGGAAATAAAAGACCAAATCAAGTTAATTAGTATAAAATATAGTGAGAAAAGAAGGGGAAAGATGAAGAAGGAAGAAAGGGTGCTGAGAGAAAGATTGAGAGAAGAATTAGTTAAGGCAGAAGATGAAGAAGGATACAGTATGGAAAAATATATGGAGGTTAAGATGGCACTAGAAAAATATGAGAGGGAGAAATGCAGAGGAGCGATTCTAAGAAGTAAGGCAAAATATGCATTAGAGGGTGAGAAATGTACAGGGTATTTTTAGGGCTAGAGAAAAGGAGACAAAGTAAAACATATATAAacgaaataaatacaaaagagggTAGAACAACAAAAGATTATGTAGAGATTTTGGAGAGAGTGCAAGAATTCTATGAAGAATTATATAAGAAAGGAGGAGTAGATGAGGGAAGTATAGATGGAGTTTTAGAAAGCGTAGAGAATATTCTACATAAGGAAGATGGGGAATGGTGTGATAGGGAGATAGACGAGAAGGAAGTGGAAGAGGCAATAGGGGGGTTGAAAAGTGGAAAAAGTCCAGGGAGTGATGGGATCGGTATTGAATGGTATAAAACATATAGAGAAGGGGTAGCACCGATTTTAGTCAAAGTGTTCAAGGAGATAGAAAGAACAGGGATAGTGCAAGATAGAATGGTAGAGGGAGTGATAGCTTTGGTGTATAAGAAGGGGAATAGGTTGGATATAGGGAACTACAGACCAATCAGTATATTGACTAAAGTTTTAGCgaacagagtaaaaaaaatgatAGGAAGTATAGTGCAACCAACACAGAGTTACAGCATACCAGGCAGGGATATAGCGGACACGATAGGGACAGTTAGGGATGTGATAGAGTACATGAAACAAGATAAGAAGGGAGGAATAGTATTAGGGAAAGATTGGAATAAAGCATTCGATAGGGTAGAACACAAATACTTATTTAGGGTATTAGAGAATTTGGATTTGGAGTAAGAATGATGGGATGGGTGAGGAGACTATATGAGAAGGCAAAAAGTCGCATAAATATAAATTGAGTGCTAACAGATAAGTTTAAGGTGGGAAGGTCAGTGAGACAGGGATGTCCCCGTCTGCATTATTGTATGCCATTTCAGTAGAGCCTCTAGCCACTCTAATCAAGAGGGATAAAAGAGTAGTTGGTATTGAGTTGCCGTATGGAGGGATGTGTACTATAAACCAATATGCGGATGACACTACATTCACAGTGAGGGAAGGAAATAGTGTAAAAAGAGTTTTAGAGATAGTGAAGTGGTATGGGAAGGCATCAGGGGCAAAAACAAATGTAGATAAATCTGAATTAATGTATATAGGGGAGGTAGAGAGAGTAGAAGTAGGGGTCAGAGTggaggaaaaatatataaaagcattaGGGGTAAATTTAGGGGTGGAAAGCAAAGAGGCAAGAGATGTGACTTGGACCGGGgtgattaataaaataagaacagtaAGTGCAGCATGGAAAGGGAGGAAATTAAGATTAAATGGGAAGGTAATAGTAGTAAATAGTCTGTTGTtgtcagtatgtgtgtatgtaatgAGTGTAATGGAAATGCCAGGGTGGGTGATGAATGAAttgaataaaattgtatttaagttTATATGGGAGGGAAAAGGGGTGAAAATTGCACAGAGAACATTGGTGGGTAAGAGATGGGAAGGGGGCTTAAACTTGATGGACCTAGAAATAAAAAGGGCTGCGATGAGAATAAAAACGGTGATAAAATATATGGGAGGGGCGATGGGATTATGGTTGGAAGGAATTCTTAAGGAAATATATTGATGACGTGGGAGGAATAGGGGATAATGGTTGGTATATGGGCTTTAAGCAATCAATGACCGGAGGAATACCAGAAATATATCGGGAAGTATTAGAGGCATGGAGGCAGTTCCTGCCAAAAATAGAGTATGAGTGTGAAGACATACATGTGATTAAAAATCTACCACTGCTtcttaatgaaaaaattaaatataaaaataaaacattgtatgaATGTAAATTTATAGAAGGGGGCATAAAACAAGTAAAGGACATTTTGTACGAAGTTATTCCAGGATTTCTCagaaataactgcatttatgatTCTGTGTGTGATCTGGAAGGAATGGAGAACAGAGAGGTATTCCAGATTACGATGATCGGTGATGACTTGAAATTGGTGAttagctccctccagccaatgcctcCACTCTTCCAAGGCAAGCTTGATAGCAAGCAGTTCCCGATTCCCGATGTCATAGTTCCGCTCCGCCGGGGACAGCTTCTtggagaagaaggcacatggatggagtctggAAGGTTCACCCTGCTGCTGGGAGAGGACCGCTCCCACCCCAGTAGAAGATGCGTCAACCTCGACGACAAATGGCAGATCTGGATTAGGATGGACGAGGATGGGAGCGGTTAAGAAGGCGTCCTTAAGTTGTTGGAAGGCTTGGATGGCTTCGGAGGAGAAGGACAGAGACTGGGGCTGGCCTTTCAAGGAAGAGGTCAGGGGAGCACTGATAATACTGTAGTTGTTGATGAATCTTCTGTAAAAGTTGGCAAATCCGAGGAATCTTTGAAGCTCTTTCACCGTAGTGGGCTGCGGCCAGTTCCAGATGGTATCCACCTTCCTCTGGTCCATTTGCACTCCATGCTGATCGATGATATAGCCCAGGAACTGCACTGATGTGGTGTTAAATTCACACTTCTCCAATTTCAAGTACAACTGATGGGCTCTCAGTTTCTCCAGGACCAGAGTGACATGGCGTCTGTGTTCCAGAAGTGACGATGAGTAGATGAGGATATCATCCAAGTAAACCACGATAAATCTATTGAGATACTCTCTGAACACTTCGTTCATATAGCTTTGAAAGACTGCAGGGGCGTTGGATAAACCAAAAGGCATCACCCTGTACTCATAGTGGCCGGAGGGTGTGACGAAAGCAGTCTTCCACTCGTCACCCCGACGAATACGGATCAAGTTGTATGCGCTGCGCAGGTCCAACTTGGTGAATATACGTACCCCACGTAGTTGTTTCAGGGCTGCTGGGACCAAAGGAAGGGGATAGCTAAATTTGACTGTTTGGGAGTTGAGATGGCGGTAATCAATACATGGTCTCAAGCCTCCATCCTTCTTAGCCACAAAGAAGaagctggaagcggcaggggaaGCAGATGGTCGGATGAACTGTTGGTGAAGGGCTTCTTCCacatactcctccatggccttctgttccgGGATGGAGAGAGGGTAGATACGGCCTTTAGGTAGAGTGGCTCCAGGTAGCAGGTCGatggcgcagtcccatggccgatgaggtggtaacTTGGTAGCCAACtgcttgctgaacacatcctggaacacCCTGTACTCAGCAGGAATCTCTACTTGCTGCTGGACTTCTGGACTCTCCACTGAAGTCGAACAGACTGGAAGTTTGGGTTTTCGCATGGAAGACGAAGAGGAGGGAGGAAATAGGGCTCTCGGGTTCCTCTTGACCGGAGCTAGGCAGGTATGAGTACAGTTTTCTCCTCAACGAAGGACCTCCCCGGATTTCCAGTCAATGGTGGGTTGATGTTGGACCAaccaggggcgtcccaggatgagcTCAGCAGTAGACTCCTCCAGCACCAAGAATGAGATGTCCTCTGCGTGTAGACAACCAATGCGAAGCGTTAATGTGGGAGAAACATGACTGATTCGACCTCGACCCAGCGGTTTTCCTTGAATGGTTTGGATTCTGAGTTCTTGAGAATTACGGTGCTTGCGGACGTTCAGTTTTTGGAGGAGCTGGGTTGAAATGAAGTTCCCCGATGAACCAGAGTTGAGGAGGGCTTGCGCTGAGACACAGACATGAGAGGTTAACAGATAAACCATGGTCCGGTTTAAGGATTCAACTTTAGGAGGGATCTGAATGGAGCTTACCGCTGGTCGTTGAGGTCGAACAGGGCAGGAGCAGATGAGATGGTTGTCGCCCCCGCAGTACAGACAAAGGTGAAGCTGGATGCGACGCTGACGCTCCGAAGGAGTGAGATGGGTGGAGTCCACTTGCAtgggttcaggtgctggaggagAAGCAATGGGAGCCGAGAACGGAGGACTGACAGTGGTAGACGGATTGTCACAGGCAGATAAGCGTTGAGATACTCGAATGGTCTTTTGAATAAGGTTCTCAATTCCCATGGAGTCATCATAAACTACCAGCAGCTGACGGATGTTTGGATTCAGGCCATGGCGGAAAGCAGTAATCAGggaaagttgtgtctgctcaattgtgctcctacctgcaaaaaaattctctctatgaagaatttcagtcgggtttcaggccccatcatagcacagaaactgcacttgttaaaattacaaatgacttgcttcttgcatcagaccaaggctgcatctcattgctagttttacttgatcttagtgctgtgttcgacaccatagatcacgacatactcatagatagattacaaaactatacaggtatccaagggcaggctttaagatggtttagatcctacctgtccgatcgctaccactttgtttatctaaatggggagtcatctcatttatcaccagtaaaatatggagtaccacaaggatctgtcctaggtcctctgctattttcaacatacatgttgccccttggtaatatcattagaaaatacgggattagtttccacctgttatgctgatgatactcaactatatatctcaacaagaccagatgaaacttcaaaactatctaagctaacagagtgtgttaaaaaatgtaaaagattggatgaccaataattttctcctattaaattcagataagacagagatattacttattggaccagaaaacattacacaggaatctcgtagattacaatttgcaattagacggatgtactgttacttcctcatactgtcaaaaatctgggtgttatattagacagtaacttgtcttttgaaaatcatatttcccatgttacaaaaacagcattcttccattttagaaacattgccaagctacgaaacatgttacctgttcctgatgcagaaaagctagttcatgcattcatgacctctagactagactattgtaatgcactgctaggtggttgtcctgcatcctcaataaacaagctacaggtagtccaaaatgcagcggctaaagtccttaccaggtcaagaaaatatgatcatattaccccaattttacagtctctgcactggctacctattaatttccgtatcagttgcaaaatattattacttacttataaggcccttaatggcttagctcctgcgtacctaactagtcttctaccagcTACAATcaatcacgctccctaaggtcacaaaacgctggacttttgatagtacctaggatagcaaagtccactaaaggaggtagagctcttttcgcatttggctcccaaactctggaatagccttcctgataacgttcggggttcagacacacttcctctgtttaaatctagattaaaaacacacctctttggccaagtatgcattcaaataatgcatctcataattttggactgtagttatatctgatcaaatttgcattattattctttaacttgggttaaactaattaattttacttggctggaacagcagctacgctaattatgtctctatttgtttctctgttttgccacaggatttacatcccgtggtaactaggatttacacaagctccagtctggatccagaacacctgagaagagatgatgccaacccctcagaggacctcagatgatgctaacccagagacaacatacagaactaccagattttgctctaagtttgattgcataattgctgttaatagtgttaattatctgtttgtttacgtcttttattgatttttctgaacatttctgccgtatacacataaactgacagtcaccactgataaactactactaaatattgtagaaacttaattttctgtaaagttgctttgcaatgatttgtatcgtaaaaagcgctatacaaataaacttgaattgaattgaattcccCACAGGCTCTGTAGGATTCTGCATCTtcggtctggtcttctgtcacggATGAGACAGGAGGCAGACAAGGTGGTGAGTCGAATAGCTTTATTAACAGAATGCTCCGAACCAGATGGAGAATATCAGAACGAACAGGATGATGAGAACCAATGTCGACTTAACTGAAGAGTCTCTGATCACAGGAAGTGGGTGAAGGATCACAGGAGGAGGACTGAAGACCGATCTTTGGGAGATGACTGGCGGGTGGCGGATTCTCAGGTGAGTGTAGGGAATAGAGTCTGTATTCCATGAGATGACGAGACCAGACGAAGACTGAAGGGTGAGAGTGGACATATAAAGGTGAGCAGTGATGAGGGATAGCAGATGGCGGTGATAAGGATGAAAAGCTGCAGGTGCTGATATTTAATATTCCGGGGATAACGAGCAAGTGGGAGGAGGGAGTGATGATGAGGACAGTGTTGATGGTGGAACCCTGACATTAACGAGGTACAGCCTGTGTGTAGATTATGGtgcaaaaaatgcaatataaagtatcaaaataaaaaaaatcttatcattgTAAAAATCAGTCTCAAAATTTCCTCTTCTTGCTCTCCCTTAAGTTATGGACATCAGTAATGTGCATAATCTTGCTTATAACTGTGTACAGGATCTATGTTTAAATTTCATGGTATAGCCCAATTGAGCTTCTTGTAATGCATTTTCCAGCTTTCCCTTCATGTAAATGAAATTTGgcatatttactgtatatgacaacatggcattaaatatatacatgcaataaTATTTTGGTGCATTATTGTTCCAAATATCATAGATCTAACTTGTTACAGTAATCATATGTAGTTTTTTATTCaatcaatcatatatatatatatatatatatatatatatatatatatatatatatatatatataagtagtatatatttatatatgtatatatatatatatatatatatatatatatatatatatatataagtagtatatatatatatatatatatatatatatacataccaggaccgaacaaatcaatcaatccacttttatttatgtagcacatttaaaaacaacacgttggccaaagtgctttacataccAGGACCGAACAAATTCATACAATGTAGGACACAGTATATTTCTCTCAACTTAAACGATCAAATTATCATCATCCTGGtgtttatatcaaatattatacaggatattaaaataaatatttaaaacgttTTTGGGTGTTATATGCACCCCAAATCAGTTAATGCTGATTTTAGATAACATTCTGTAAGACAGATACAACATGTTTAACAGAATTGTCAGATCCATCAAATCATTCATTAGACTAAATAAATGATTGGAATGATTAAAACTAATAACTCATGAGTTTGTAAATCttgataattgattaataaaaaaaaacttcaatatctactattttttaaattaataattacattttattttaagagcaATGTACCCATGGTGCACTTCTTTGTGCAGTAAACACTGACATACATTGGATgcaaacacaatatattttttatagttatctgtgtgtgaatataacattttgagtatttaaaaatatattttggactacattttatttaatttggacaAGTACAATAAGTACTTATAGTAAGTTGAGTAAGTTAAAtcacaagtcaaaaaaaaaatacacactgaatGTAAACTGCATAACTGGATCTTTTAAGTGTAGACAGCTCCATTGATCTAAATCATGAGAGTAGTTTTGTTAGATGTGTAATTAGCCATGTGGAATTTATTAGGTTATTGTTCAAAGACACACTGGCATCGAGTAGTTACAGAACAGTTGACACAATCAACACCGACAGACAAACAAGCCTTCTGATCTAATTGCTCTATGTGACATTAAAAGGCAAAGTCTGATTCACATTCCacattttttttggataaaaaaagagctgtgaaaaagagctgaaaaacaaaaggaaacattatcaaaaaataaaatgctatatatcaattgctaaaaaaaaagaatgtttaaagaCTTTCTTACATTTTGAACTTATTTCATTAATCAGTGCTACGAATTTGGACATCTTCTGTGTCATGACCGTCCAGTGCTGTTT includes:
- the LOC122138517 gene encoding piggyBac transposable element-derived protein 4-like, with protein sequence MKRYTADQVLEVLMDSESDRSLFDHSESDQDEVVSETDAHVVTESSSHGRAADSLFTHRSGRRHSSPVCRRVDSDSSDSDTSDSEWTQSRPRSQSSFPGGRTCRGRTQRGRGRMRQVHRHGAAGDQTRSTVNHPAEDTEPDDSEWHEINWQPKNIPFTENPGPIGDAAALESEQPVDFTELFISDALIQNIIDQTNLYADQCIQAMDDTSKHARCHAWKPVTVSEMKTFMGLLFLTGIIHKPELEMYWCTDDMLATPYFNKVMPRNRFEIIWRFLHFSDNTTRPDNCTDRLYKIRPVLDHLVSKFRKLYQPKSNICIDEGLFL